The stretch of DNA TGGTGGCCTGTGGTCTTGGTGTACTTTTTGGCACTGGCGTACATGGTGGTCTTTTACCTGATGCCCGCGCAGGGGCCGTTTTTGCTTCAGGCGTTGGGGGCCAAACCCGCCGCCACGGGCCTGCTGCTGGGTACCTTATACCCTGATCGCCGCGCTGACTTCGCTGGGGTATTCGCGCTTTGCCGGACGATTCGACCCACGCTGGGTGGCCGCGCTGGGCATGGTGTTGCTGGCCGGGGGCTGGGGTCTCGTGGCTGTTGCCCACAGCATTCCCGCCGTGCTGGTGGGCCTGATCGTGGCCGGCTTGGGCGGCGGCCTGGTGTTTCCCAACCTCTATTCGTGGCTGGCCGACCTGACTCCCCCGGCGTGGCGGGGCCGCATCACCGCCGGGATGAGCAGCGCCGTGTTTCTGGGCCAATTCCTCAGCCCGTTGGTGCTGGCCGCGCCCGCCGCCCACCCAGCACAGGGATTCGTGTGGGGATCGCTGGGCATCGCCGCTATTGGGGCGGGGTTGTTTGCCCTGAGCGTGATGAGGCCCAAAGTCGCCTGATTTGATTTCCGTACTTCTGGCCGGATGGAATGCCTTCTCAGTGGGCTTTTCATCCGGCTTTGTCTGATTCCTTCCAAAGTACCCCGCAATCCTCAACGCTACCGCAATCCACAACCCCGGCTTTGGCCCTTTCTGCACGCCCCCGCCGCACTAGAATCTGATGTGTGATTGCTTACCTGAGTGGCGTAGTGCGCGAAATTCGTGAGGGAAGCGCCGTGGTGGTGGCGGGCGGGCTGGGCTACGAGGTGCAGTGCCCGGTGAGTACGCTGGGCCGCCTGAAAGTGGGCGATGTGGCCGAGTTCAATACCCGCTTCGTGGTGCGCGAGGATGCCCAACTG from Deinococcus sp. QL22 encodes:
- a CDS encoding MFS transporter encodes the protein MGYSRFAGRFDPRWVAALGMVLLAGGWGLVAVAHSIPAVLVGLIVAGLGGGLVFPNLYSWLADLTPPAWRGRITAGMSSAVFLGQFLSPLVLAAPAAHPAQGFVWGSLGIAAIGAGLFALSVMRPKVA